A single Candidatus Thalassolituus haligoni DNA region contains:
- a CDS encoding aminotransferase class V-fold PLP-dependent enzyme, with protein sequence MIDAYSAETRRYIDNIRQDFPALQQQVHGKPLVYLDNGATTHKPNVVIEAEATFYRTVNSNVHRGAHYLSDVATEQFEGARKVVQEFIGALKPEEIVWTRGTTEGINLVASTWGRKHIGKGDRILVSEMEHHSNIVPWQMLCAQVGAELIPIPVKDNGELDLNALAELMEPRVKLISVAHVSNALGSVNPIPDIVRMARINESVVMVDGAQGVSHFDVDVLQLDVDFYAFSSHKLFGPTGMGVLYGKEELLNDMPPYQGGGEMIEHCSFAGTTYNQLPYKFEAGTPNIAGAIGLAAAINYLNGLDRKVLVAQEEALIQKAHAMALELGGIRIIGEAAKKASVFSFLLDGAHPADVGTLLDQQGIAVRTGHHCAMPLMERLGVPGTVRASMAFYNTLDEVDALFKGLEKAKMFLL encoded by the coding sequence ATGATCGACGCCTATTCCGCAGAGACCCGCCGTTACATCGACAATATCCGCCAGGATTTCCCGGCGCTGCAACAGCAAGTGCATGGCAAGCCACTGGTCTATCTCGACAACGGTGCCACCACGCACAAGCCAAACGTTGTGATCGAAGCCGAAGCGACGTTCTATCGTACGGTCAACTCCAACGTCCACCGCGGTGCCCATTACCTCAGTGACGTCGCGACCGAGCAGTTCGAAGGTGCCCGTAAAGTCGTGCAGGAATTCATCGGGGCGTTAAAACCGGAAGAAATTGTCTGGACCCGAGGCACTACCGAAGGTATTAACCTGGTGGCATCCACCTGGGGCCGCAAGCACATTGGCAAGGGTGACCGCATTCTGGTCAGTGAAATGGAACATCATTCCAATATCGTGCCCTGGCAAATGCTGTGCGCACAGGTCGGCGCAGAACTGATCCCGATCCCGGTCAAGGATAACGGCGAACTCGACCTGAACGCCTTGGCCGAATTGATGGAGCCACGGGTCAAGCTGATCTCCGTTGCGCACGTCTCCAACGCCCTTGGTAGTGTCAATCCGATTCCGGACATTGTCCGTATGGCACGGATTAACGAATCCGTGGTGATGGTTGATGGTGCCCAGGGGGTCTCCCACTTTGATGTCGATGTGCTGCAGCTGGATGTCGATTTCTATGCTTTTTCCAGCCACAAGTTGTTTGGCCCGACCGGTATGGGTGTGTTGTACGGCAAGGAAGAACTGCTCAATGACATGCCGCCCTATCAGGGCGGTGGTGAAATGATTGAACACTGCTCTTTTGCTGGCACCACCTACAACCAGTTACCCTACAAGTTTGAAGCGGGCACCCCCAATATTGCCGGTGCGATTGGCCTGGCTGCTGCCATCAACTACCTCAACGGTCTCGATCGCAAGGTACTGGTCGCCCAGGAAGAGGCTCTGATCCAAAAAGCCCACGCCATGGCGCTGGAGTTGGGTGGTATCCGTATCATCGGCGAAGCGGCCAAAAAAGCCTCCGTCTTCAGTTTCCTGCTCGACGGTGCGCACCCTGCGGACGTCGGCACCCTGCTCGACCAGCAAGGCATTGCGGTACGTACCGGCCACCACTGTGCCATGCCATTGATGGAACGCCTTGGCGTACCAGGAACCGTGCGGGCCTCGATGGCGTTTTACAATACGCTGGATGAAGTGGATGCCCTGTTCAAGGGGCTGGAAAAAGCCAAGATGTTTTTGCTGTAA
- the sufD gene encoding Fe-S cluster assembly protein SufD — MVETNPAASFQQQQLNQQDTIAPLDWLADINHAGRAAFAAAPWPNRKTEAWKYCSLKTLAADSYSAAVPVTPVDADTLASTITIAGLDSYQLVLVNGQIDTALSSALALEQVVLFADATSEQQARIVERLSNARHQSNHHLFNDLNDAALSSGVLITIGRNSPLDKPLQICSVNTGADHAYSINSRVLVELETSAELTLIEQFASVTQSSDNSFTNNQTDILVGDNARLTHYRLNQMQQAAAFIGTSRIDLQRDAQYLAFHLGLGSALTRNDLVVNHNRGGSHSEISGVYVPQESQLVDFHTCIEHVAAQCTSNEVFRGIINDQAKAVFNGRIHIHKNAQKTLAELSNKNLLLTNKAEINTKPELEIYADDVKCAHGATVAQLDDKARFYMQSRGISEQEAQVMLSFGFINELLEALPHPAVGDWLRPLLAQRFGRVQAFTHEQIEALS, encoded by the coding sequence ATGGTAGAGACGAATCCGGCTGCCAGCTTTCAGCAGCAGCAACTTAATCAGCAAGATACTATTGCTCCCCTGGACTGGTTGGCTGACATTAACCATGCCGGTCGTGCAGCCTTTGCCGCTGCGCCGTGGCCAAATCGCAAAACCGAGGCGTGGAAGTATTGCTCGCTGAAAACCCTGGCGGCAGACAGCTACAGTGCTGCTGTTCCGGTTACACCAGTCGATGCCGATACGCTGGCCAGCACCATCACCATCGCCGGGCTGGACAGCTACCAGCTGGTACTGGTGAATGGCCAGATCGATACCGCATTGTCGAGCGCCCTGGCACTGGAACAGGTGGTGCTGTTTGCCGATGCCACTAGCGAGCAACAAGCGCGGATTGTCGAGCGTTTGTCTAACGCCCGTCATCAATCGAATCATCACCTGTTTAACGACCTTAACGACGCCGCGCTCAGCAGCGGCGTGCTGATCACCATTGGTCGTAACAGCCCGCTCGACAAACCACTGCAAATCTGTTCAGTCAATACCGGTGCCGATCATGCCTACAGCATCAACAGCCGAGTATTGGTGGAGCTGGAAACCAGCGCCGAGCTGACACTGATTGAGCAGTTTGCCTCCGTAACACAGAGCAGCGACAACAGTTTTACCAATAACCAGACGGATATTCTGGTCGGCGATAATGCCCGCCTGACCCATTATCGTCTTAACCAGATGCAGCAAGCCGCCGCCTTTATCGGTACCAGCCGTATCGATCTGCAACGGGATGCCCAGTACCTGGCGTTTCACCTCGGACTTGGCTCGGCGCTGACCCGTAATGACCTGGTGGTCAACCACAATCGTGGTGGCTCACACTCGGAAATTTCCGGTGTCTACGTCCCCCAGGAGTCGCAACTGGTCGATTTCCACACCTGTATCGAACACGTCGCTGCCCAGTGCACCAGCAATGAAGTGTTCCGCGGCATTATCAACGACCAGGCCAAAGCCGTATTCAACGGCCGCATTCATATCCACAAGAATGCCCAGAAAACCCTGGCGGAACTGAGCAACAAGAACCTGTTACTGACCAACAAGGCCGAAATCAACACCAAACCGGAACTGGAAATCTACGCCGACGACGTTAAATGCGCCCACGGTGCGACCGTTGCCCAACTGGATGACAAGGCCCGCTTCTATATGCAAAGCCGGGGCATCAGCGAACAGGAAGCCCAGGTCATGTTGAGCTTTGGTTTTATCAACGAACTGCTGGAAGCGCTGCCACATCCCGCCGTTGGTGACTGGTTACGCCCGCTGCTGGCGCAGCGTTTTGGTCGTGTCCAGGCCTTTACTCACGAGCAGATCGAGGCACTGTCATGA
- the sufC gene encoding Fe-S cluster assembly ATPase SufC, with translation MISIKNLHAKVEDKPILKGLNLDIKPGEIHAIMGPNGAGKSTLGNVLAGRDGYEVTAGSATLNGKDILALNAEERAREGLFLAFQYPVEIPGVSNLEFLKASVDAIRAYQGKEPMDSVSFLKMAREKIKAVNLDQSFLKRGVNEGFSGGEKKRNELMQMMMLEPSLCILDETDSGLDIDALQVVANGVNAMRDPNRSFIIVTHYQRLLDYIIPDYVHVLADGKIVKSGGKELALELEEKGYGWLESEAQ, from the coding sequence ATGATCAGCATTAAAAACCTGCACGCCAAAGTCGAAGACAAGCCCATTCTCAAGGGCCTCAACCTGGACATCAAACCCGGTGAAATCCATGCCATCATGGGTCCTAACGGCGCAGGCAAAAGCACACTGGGTAATGTCCTGGCGGGCCGCGACGGTTACGAAGTCACCGCCGGTTCGGCCACTTTGAATGGCAAGGATATTCTGGCACTCAACGCAGAAGAACGCGCTCGCGAGGGCCTGTTTCTGGCATTTCAGTACCCGGTTGAAATTCCCGGTGTTTCCAATCTCGAATTTCTCAAAGCCTCCGTCGATGCCATTCGTGCCTACCAGGGCAAGGAACCGATGGATTCGGTCAGTTTTTTGAAAATGGCTCGGGAAAAAATCAAGGCAGTGAATCTCGACCAGAGTTTCCTCAAGCGTGGTGTCAACGAAGGTTTCTCCGGTGGTGAGAAAAAGCGTAACGAGTTGATGCAAATGATGATGCTGGAACCTTCCCTGTGCATCCTTGATGAAACCGACTCCGGTCTCGATATCGACGCTCTGCAAGTGGTGGCAAATGGCGTTAATGCCATGCGTGATCCCAACCGCTCTTTCATCATCGTCACCCACTACCAGCGCTTGCTCGACTACATCATCCCGGACTACGTTCACGTCCTTGCTGATGGCAAGATCGTCAAATCCGGTGGCAAGGAGCTGGCGCTGGAACTGGAAGAGAAAGGCTACGGCTGGCTGGAAAGCGAGGCGCAATAA
- the sufB gene encoding Fe-S cluster assembly protein SufB, which translates to MTDTINPVLTDPVPNQEIHQRFRKEYAAGFISDIESDTLPPGLNEDVVRFISAKKGEPEWMTEWRLKAYRAWLEMVEPEWAHVSYDKPDFQALSYYSAPKSMADGPKSLDEVDPKLLETYNKLGIPLHEQLMLAGVAVDAVFDSVSIATTFRDKLAEAGVIFMPISEAVHKHPELVKKYLGTVVPQRDNFYAALNCAVFSDGSFVYIPKGVRCPMELSTYFRINEAKTGQFERTLIIADEGSHVSYLEGCTAPMRDENQLHAAVVELIALDNAEIKYSTVQNWYPGDEEGKGGIYNFVTKRAVAHTNAKVSWTQVETGSAVTWKYPSCILKGDNSVGEFYSVALTNNYQQADTGTKMIHLGKNTRSTIISKGISAGKSQNAYRGLVRMNPNAEGARNYTQCDSLLIGDQCGAHTFPYIESKHPSAVIEHEATTSTVSDDQLFLCRQRGIDTEKAVSMIVNGFCKEVFKELPMEFAVEAGKLLEISLEGSVG; encoded by the coding sequence ATGACCGATACCATAAATCCCGTTCTGACCGACCCCGTACCAAATCAGGAAATCCATCAACGTTTCCGCAAGGAATACGCGGCTGGATTTATCAGTGATATCGAATCAGATACCCTGCCGCCCGGCCTGAATGAAGACGTGGTGCGGTTTATTTCCGCCAAAAAAGGTGAACCCGAGTGGATGACCGAATGGCGGCTGAAAGCCTATCGCGCCTGGCTGGAAATGGTCGAGCCAGAATGGGCTCATGTCAGCTATGACAAGCCGGATTTCCAAGCACTCTCTTATTATTCAGCACCCAAAAGCATGGCCGATGGGCCAAAAAGCCTGGATGAAGTGGATCCCAAGCTGCTGGAAACCTACAACAAGCTGGGCATCCCGCTGCACGAACAGCTGATGCTGGCCGGGGTCGCAGTCGACGCCGTCTTCGACTCGGTTTCTATCGCTACTACCTTCCGCGACAAACTGGCGGAAGCCGGTGTGATCTTTATGCCGATTTCCGAAGCCGTGCACAAGCACCCGGAACTGGTGAAAAAATACCTCGGCACCGTCGTACCGCAGCGCGACAACTTTTATGCTGCCCTCAACTGCGCTGTGTTCTCCGACGGCTCATTTGTCTACATCCCCAAAGGCGTACGCTGCCCGATGGAGTTGTCGACCTACTTCCGTATCAACGAAGCCAAAACCGGCCAGTTTGAACGTACGCTGATTATCGCCGATGAAGGCTCACACGTTTCCTATCTCGAAGGCTGTACCGCGCCGATGCGCGACGAAAATCAGCTGCACGCCGCCGTAGTGGAACTGATCGCCCTCGACAACGCCGAAATCAAATACAGCACCGTGCAAAACTGGTATCCCGGTGACGAAGAAGGCAAAGGTGGCATCTACAACTTTGTTACCAAACGAGCCGTTGCCCATACCAATGCCAAGGTCAGCTGGACCCAGGTTGAGACCGGTTCAGCCGTCACCTGGAAATATCCGAGCTGCATCCTCAAGGGTGACAACTCGGTAGGCGAGTTTTACTCGGTCGCACTGACCAACAACTATCAGCAGGCCGACACCGGCACCAAGATGATTCACCTGGGCAAAAACACCCGCTCCACCATTATCTCCAAGGGTATTTCTGCCGGTAAAAGCCAAAACGCCTATCGCGGTCTGGTGCGCATGAATCCGAATGCCGAAGGTGCCCGTAACTACACCCAGTGTGACTCGCTGCTGATTGGCGACCAGTGTGGTGCCCATACTTTCCCTTACATCGAAAGCAAGCACCCGTCAGCGGTGATAGAACACGAAGCAACAACCTCTACCGTCAGCGACGACCAGCTATTCCTGTGTCGCCAGCGCGGCATTGATACCGAAAAAGCAGTGTCCATGATTGTGAACGGTTTCTGCAAAGAGGTGTTCAAGGAACTGCCGATGGAGTTTGCCGTAGAAGCGGGCAAACTGCTGGAAATCAGCCTTGAAGGGTCAGTGGGATAA
- a CDS encoding SUF system Fe-S cluster assembly regulator has product MKISKMTDYGVLVLNHLAQSGGSQQSTDDIVTGIGVSLPTARKVLKVLADAGLVQARRGSRGGYRLARSPEQIPLLAIVEAFEGKVSLTECSTVESDCDITDSCSLAGNWGGINQVLTLVLSGISLHDIRYPHTLQRITASLALSTDQIHLVNLD; this is encoded by the coding sequence ATGAAAATCAGCAAAATGACCGATTACGGCGTGTTGGTGCTGAACCATCTGGCACAAAGCGGTGGTTCCCAGCAATCCACTGACGACATTGTCACCGGTATCGGCGTGTCGTTGCCGACCGCCCGCAAGGTGCTGAAAGTGTTGGCCGATGCCGGATTGGTACAGGCCCGGCGTGGTTCTCGTGGTGGCTACCGACTGGCGCGCAGTCCGGAACAGATTCCCTTGCTGGCGATTGTGGAAGCCTTTGAAGGCAAGGTGAGTCTGACGGAATGCAGTACCGTTGAGTCTGATTGCGACATCACCGACAGTTGCTCGCTGGCGGGTAACTGGGGTGGTATCAATCAGGTACTGACGCTGGTGCTGTCGGGCATCAGCCTGCATGACATCCGTTATCCCCATACGTTGCAACGCATTACCGCTAGCCTGGCATTGTCTACCGACCAGATTCATCTGGTGAATCTGGATTAA
- a CDS encoding TonB family protein, which translates to MRLVTLFLVVLLSVTVVEAAALELQGAAVYRRLDNDVYLASVYSDSANSEAWLNSAQPLRLEMRILADELSPRRFYRLWNEGLAINLSEAEMNQRVTQVTRFMHLLKDDLLMGDQLLISNETGETRVTINAVDVLQLDDPGFVRALVTVWVGKYPRSQKFKDDLIHMSANQRAEQQARLLAIEPAAGRQQVIESWVTVEQHNSAKPSVSAAAVVIAGQGSAAGVTAAGVTAAGVTVAGVTVAAVTLPPAATEPSPDIMAPAESQPEPGMEMMNIPELDETPLSALSDPVAEALSTDQQQETLRLAEEQAAAELAARQAQQRKQEALLIERQQSEARYYRDLLTSANAKVLYPKQALRRGLEGTARVALKLNRDGSLITAVISETSGHTVLDSAAVRAAERAAPYRELPGILLGPDFEFDIPFRFVMNTR; encoded by the coding sequence ATGCGCCTGGTTACCCTGTTCCTTGTTGTACTGTTATCCGTGACGGTGGTTGAAGCTGCAGCGCTCGAATTGCAGGGCGCCGCTGTTTATCGGCGTCTCGATAACGATGTCTATCTGGCATCGGTCTATAGCGACAGCGCCAACAGTGAAGCCTGGCTGAATTCTGCCCAGCCACTGCGGCTGGAAATGCGCATCTTGGCAGATGAACTCTCCCCCAGGCGTTTCTACCGCCTCTGGAACGAGGGCCTGGCCATTAATCTCAGCGAAGCAGAAATGAATCAGCGGGTTACCCAGGTCACCCGGTTTATGCACTTGCTGAAAGATGATCTGCTCATGGGAGATCAGCTGCTGATCTCGAACGAGACCGGTGAGACGCGGGTGACTATCAATGCGGTTGACGTGCTACAGCTGGATGATCCCGGTTTTGTACGGGCACTGGTGACGGTTTGGGTGGGCAAGTACCCGCGTTCGCAAAAATTCAAGGATGATCTGATTCACATGTCGGCCAACCAGCGAGCTGAACAACAGGCCCGGTTACTGGCAATTGAACCGGCCGCCGGGCGTCAGCAAGTGATCGAAAGCTGGGTTACGGTTGAGCAACATAATAGCGCCAAACCATCAGTTTCAGCTGCTGCCGTTGTAATTGCGGGCCAGGGTAGTGCTGCCGGAGTGACTGCTGCTGGAGTGACTGCTGCTGGAGTGACTGTTGCTGGAGTTACTGTTGCCGCAGTGACATTGCCTCCGGCTGCAACAGAACCCAGCCCGGACATCATGGCACCAGCAGAGTCGCAGCCGGAACCCGGCATGGAGATGATGAATATACCGGAGCTTGATGAGACCCCATTGTCAGCTTTATCTGATCCGGTGGCGGAGGCGTTATCGACAGACCAACAGCAGGAGACGTTACGCCTGGCAGAAGAGCAGGCAGCCGCTGAGTTGGCAGCCCGGCAAGCGCAGCAGAGAAAACAGGAAGCATTGCTGATCGAACGGCAGCAATCAGAAGCGCGTTATTATCGCGATCTGTTAACCAGTGCCAATGCCAAGGTGCTGTATCCCAAGCAGGCGTTGCGGCGCGGGCTGGAAGGGACTGCGCGGGTTGCGCTGAAGTTGAATCGGGATGGCAGCTTGATAACCGCTGTTATCAGTGAAACTTCCGGGCATACCGTACTGGACTCGGCAGCGGTACGAGCAGCAGAACGGGCCGCACCGTATCGCGAGTTGCCCGGTATTTTGCTGGGGCCAGATTTTGAGTTCGACATTCCTTTCCGTTTTGTGATGAATACCCGTTAA
- the tcdA gene encoding tRNA cyclic N6-threonylcarbamoyladenosine(37) synthase TcdA — protein MTPAYTDRFGGIGRLYGVSGLERLSRARVCVVGIGGVGTWVAEALARSGIGALTLIDLDDICVTNTNRQIHALTGSVGQMKVAAMHERLLQINPECDVQTVEDFLTSKNMAAILAPGDQYDHFDYVVDCIDSVRNKAALLAFCKRYKIRVVTTGAAGGQIDPTQIQIADLNKTTNDPLARKVRSLLRREYGFSRNSSRNYSIPCVFSTEQLVYPQPDGSVCQMKAFAGDSTRLDCASGFGSATMVTGTFGFVAASRVVKRIAEGAGKKG, from the coding sequence GTGACTCCAGCATATACAGACAGATTCGGTGGCATTGGCCGCCTGTACGGCGTTTCCGGCCTTGAACGTTTATCGCGTGCGCGTGTGTGCGTGGTGGGGATTGGCGGTGTCGGCACCTGGGTAGCAGAGGCACTGGCCCGTTCTGGAATTGGTGCCCTGACACTGATCGACCTGGACGACATCTGTGTGACCAATACCAATCGCCAGATTCACGCCCTGACGGGCAGCGTCGGACAAATGAAAGTCGCAGCGATGCATGAACGCTTGCTGCAAATCAATCCTGAGTGTGATGTTCAGACGGTTGAGGATTTTCTCACCAGCAAAAACATGGCAGCGATACTGGCACCGGGTGATCAGTACGATCATTTTGATTACGTAGTGGATTGCATCGACAGTGTCAGGAACAAGGCGGCGCTGTTGGCTTTTTGCAAACGTTACAAGATTCGGGTGGTAACCACAGGCGCTGCGGGTGGACAGATTGATCCGACCCAAATCCAGATTGCCGATCTCAATAAAACCACCAATGACCCGCTGGCTCGCAAGGTGCGTTCCTTGCTGCGGCGGGAGTATGGTTTTTCTCGTAACTCCAGCCGTAATTATTCCATTCCCTGTGTCTTTTCCACGGAACAGCTGGTCTATCCGCAACCGGATGGCTCGGTCTGCCAGATGAAAGCATTTGCGGGCGACAGCACCCGGCTGGACTGCGCATCCGGCTTTGGCTCTGCCACTATGGTGACGGGGACGTTTGGTTTTGTGGCGGCTTCCCGCGTGGTCAAACGTATTGCCGAAGGAGCAGGCAAGAAAGGGTGA
- a CDS encoding glutathione peroxidase — protein sequence MTRSRMAANRRQQALRQRRDSAAAERERQRHVPQPVAITPSWSGSVWLLLAASLLLIWLLLQAAPVLASDAAQPATQVRSQAAVCPAVFHQQMKQLHSSKILNVCDVVNGRPVLLVNTASHCGFSGQFADLETLHETYKDRGLVVIGVASNSFDQEAKTEEEAADVCFKNFGVTFTMMAPVPVKGADAHPLFQEMARQAGAPRWNFYKYLLNADGKVVESWSSFGMPDDDDLAAVLTQQPDKS from the coding sequence ATGACACGTTCCCGTATGGCAGCAAACCGCCGCCAGCAGGCCCTGCGACAACGCCGCGACAGCGCCGCTGCAGAGCGAGAGCGGCAACGCCATGTGCCGCAACCAGTGGCAATAACACCGTCGTGGTCTGGCTCGGTCTGGCTGTTGCTGGCGGCCAGCCTGCTGCTGATCTGGTTGCTGTTGCAGGCAGCTCCGGTGTTGGCCAGCGACGCTGCTCAACCCGCCACGCAGGTGCGCTCTCAAGCCGCAGTCTGCCCGGCGGTGTTCCATCAACAGATGAAGCAATTACACAGCAGCAAGATACTCAATGTCTGCGACGTCGTTAACGGTCGCCCGGTGCTGCTGGTAAACACTGCCAGCCATTGCGGTTTTTCCGGGCAATTTGCCGACCTGGAAACACTGCATGAAACCTATAAAGATCGTGGCCTGGTGGTTATTGGCGTGGCGTCCAACAGTTTTGATCAGGAAGCCAAGACCGAAGAAGAAGCCGCAGACGTGTGTTTCAAGAACTTCGGTGTCACCTTTACCATGATGGCTCCGGTACCAGTCAAGGGTGCTGACGCGCATCCGTTGTTTCAGGAAATGGCCCGCCAGGCTGGTGCACCACGCTGGAATTTCTACAAGTATCTGCTGAATGCCGATGGCAAGGTGGTGGAATCCTGGTCCAGCTTTGGAATGCCAGATGACGATGATTTGGCTGCAGTACTGACGCAGCAGCCCGATAAAAGCTGA
- a CDS encoding phytase → MTVQRHTPTLLSMAMIGLTLTTLSACSGLSASSESSTASTTQVQATASTMTKTITTGEHLLVLPGHHSFSIGPDSPAQLTDTQTGQPDWQASWRGELLDAREMTANGQTVIKIVSLDQQNQLHLLTLVASTDTKSGYTLQQDAVSAPLQQPLEGLCLYAPLSNSQPANLQLFLLGEDAMARQLVLNPAANGSASPPHTTQLNTTLLRQFATAPGAQYCVADDQRDTLYISEESVGVWRMNARAESDAAREMIDLTHPFGHIQGQAGAITLSQGSLWLAESEGHRLHQYQQDNGRYLGHTLLAETIAIDTLLTLPQDTRAGALDKHSGSLITLELPSLPAIEVTDVITTVVANGETQPVKKAGDAADDPAIWVNPNQPDASRVLGTNKKQGLYVYDLDGTELQELLVDRVNNVDLRQGFHYRNQPMDIAAASQRDRHSIALFRIQPQTGVVSSAGEIVTTLDDVYGLCMYQNRARQVFVFINDQDGRYQQYQILDSATGWQGQLVREFAVASQPEGCAADDRAQRLFVGEENRAVWTLPAEPDATTEMLEIASVGEWLHADIEGMDIYQTATANYLLVSSQGNDSYVLFNATPPYQYIGRFRVGLNAAKGIDGASETDGLTISSAFLGDQYPLGMLVVQDGRNLMPEQNQNFKYIDWREIKTLFDLQ, encoded by the coding sequence ATGACAGTACAACGACACACCCCCACATTACTGAGCATGGCCATGATTGGCCTGACGCTCACGACCCTGTCCGCCTGTTCGGGTCTGAGTGCCAGCTCGGAATCGTCAACGGCCTCAACGACCCAGGTTCAGGCTACGGCCTCGACCATGACCAAGACAATAACCACTGGGGAACACCTGCTGGTGTTGCCGGGTCATCACTCTTTCAGCATTGGGCCAGACAGCCCGGCGCAACTGACCGACACCCAGACCGGCCAACCCGACTGGCAGGCCAGCTGGCGTGGCGAACTGCTCGATGCCCGCGAAATGACAGCAAACGGCCAAACAGTCATCAAGATTGTCAGCCTCGACCAGCAGAACCAGTTACACCTGCTGACGCTGGTAGCCAGCACAGACACGAAGAGCGGTTATACCCTGCAGCAAGACGCCGTCAGCGCACCCTTGCAACAGCCACTGGAAGGGCTGTGCTTGTACGCACCGTTAAGCAATAGCCAGCCTGCGAACCTGCAACTGTTTTTGCTCGGCGAAGACGCCATGGCCCGACAGCTGGTATTAAACCCGGCTGCAAACGGTTCAGCTTCACCGCCGCACACGACTCAACTGAACACCACCCTGCTGCGTCAGTTCGCCACCGCACCCGGTGCCCAATACTGTGTTGCCGATGACCAGCGCGATACGCTCTATATCAGCGAAGAAAGTGTCGGTGTATGGCGTATGAACGCACGGGCAGAAAGTGATGCCGCCCGCGAGATGATCGATCTGACTCACCCGTTTGGCCATATTCAGGGGCAAGCCGGAGCCATCACCCTGAGCCAGGGCAGCCTGTGGCTGGCCGAAAGTGAAGGACATCGCTTGCACCAGTATCAACAGGATAACGGTCGTTATCTTGGCCACACCCTGCTGGCCGAGACCATCGCCATCGATACCCTGCTGACCTTGCCGCAAGATACCCGGGCAGGAGCACTGGATAAACACAGCGGCAGCCTGATCACGCTGGAGCTGCCCTCACTGCCTGCCATTGAAGTAACCGATGTGATCACGACCGTAGTTGCCAATGGCGAGACTCAGCCGGTCAAAAAAGCCGGTGACGCCGCCGATGATCCAGCGATATGGGTAAACCCGAACCAGCCAGATGCCAGCCGTGTTCTGGGCACCAACAAAAAGCAGGGGTTATACGTCTACGACCTTGATGGCACAGAGTTGCAGGAATTACTGGTGGATCGGGTCAACAACGTCGATCTGCGTCAGGGGTTCCACTATCGTAACCAGCCAATGGACATCGCCGCCGCCAGCCAGCGCGATCGCCACTCCATTGCCCTGTTCCGCATCCAGCCGCAAACCGGTGTGGTCAGCAGCGCAGGAGAAATCGTCACCACTCTGGACGACGTCTACGGTCTTTGTATGTATCAAAACCGTGCCCGCCAAGTATTTGTATTTATCAACGATCAGGATGGACGTTATCAGCAGTACCAGATTCTGGATAGCGCGACTGGCTGGCAAGGCCAGTTGGTGCGGGAATTTGCCGTCGCCAGTCAGCCAGAAGGTTGCGCCGCTGATGATCGCGCCCAGCGGCTGTTTGTTGGTGAAGAAAACCGCGCCGTCTGGACGCTGCCAGCGGAGCCGGATGCCACGACCGAAATGTTGGAAATAGCCAGCGTTGGTGAATGGCTGCACGCCGATATCGAAGGCATGGATATTTATCAGACCGCCACGGCCAACTATTTGCTGGTATCCAGTCAGGGCAACGACAGCTACGTACTGTTCAACGCTACTCCGCCGTATCAGTATATCGGTCGTTTCCGCGTTGGCCTCAACGCTGCCAAAGGGATTGATGGCGCGTCTGAAACCGATGGGCTGACCATCAGTTCCGCCTTTTTGGGCGATCAATACCCGTTGGGAATGCTGGTTGTACAGGATGGCCGTAACCTGATGCCGGAACAAAATCAAAACTTCAAATACATCGACTGGCGCGAGATCAAGACCCTGTTTGACTTGCAGTAA